From Hymenobacter sedentarius, a single genomic window includes:
- a CDS encoding methyltransferase domain-containing protein, which produces MSYERLESCPVCGKTEFRNKLVVEDRTVSHESFAIVQCEGCGFQFTNPRPNEADIGRYYESDDYVSHNSGAAGLVNKAYKVARFFTMRRKVGLLSKFAPRRGKLLDYGCGTGHFLAAAKAAGWKVAGLEPNARAREEASQRLGQLIGQGGLGALEPGTFDAITLWHVLEHVHALNETLAQLTALLKPDGVLLIAVPNVESLDAQHYRELWAAYDVPRHLYHFAPKTMAQLLKKHKLTIRETLPMPLDAYYVSMLSEKHKEERAGGILTVLKAGYKSNQYAEQHEGQYSSLLYVAGRRTPAA; this is translated from the coding sequence GTGTCCTACGAACGATTAGAAAGCTGCCCGGTGTGCGGCAAAACCGAGTTTCGCAACAAGCTGGTGGTGGAAGACCGCACGGTGAGCCACGAAAGCTTTGCCATTGTGCAGTGCGAGGGCTGCGGCTTCCAGTTCACCAACCCCCGGCCCAACGAGGCAGACATTGGGCGGTACTATGAGTCCGATGACTACGTTTCGCACAACAGCGGCGCGGCCGGCCTCGTGAACAAGGCCTACAAGGTGGCCCGGTTTTTCACGATGCGCCGCAAGGTGGGGCTGCTCAGCAAGTTTGCGCCCCGCCGCGGCAAGCTGCTCGATTACGGCTGCGGCACGGGCCATTTTCTGGCCGCGGCCAAGGCGGCGGGCTGGAAAGTAGCCGGCCTGGAGCCCAATGCCCGCGCCCGGGAAGAAGCCAGCCAGCGCCTGGGCCAGCTCATTGGCCAAGGCGGCCTGGGCGCGCTCGAGCCCGGCACGTTCGATGCCATTACCCTCTGGCACGTGCTCGAACACGTGCATGCGCTCAACGAAACTTTGGCTCAACTCACGGCCCTGCTCAAGCCCGATGGCGTGCTGCTAATAGCCGTGCCCAACGTGGAAAGCCTCGATGCGCAGCACTACCGCGAGCTGTGGGCCGCCTACGACGTGCCCCGGCACCTGTACCATTTCGCGCCCAAAACCATGGCCCAGCTGCTCAAAAAGCACAAGCTGACCATCCGCGAAACGCTGCCCATGCCGCTCGACGCCTACTACGTGAGCATGCTCAGCGAGAAGCACAAGGAAGAGCGCGCCGGCGGCATCCTCACGGTGCTGAAGGCCGGCTACAAGTCCAACCAGTACGCCGAGCAGCACGAGGGGCAATACTCCAGCTTGCTGTACGTGGCCGGGCGGCGCACTCCGGCGGCCTAA
- the mnmG gene encoding tRNA uridine-5-carboxymethylaminomethyl(34) synthesis enzyme MnmG gives MFQQEDYDVIVVGAGHAGCEAAAAAANLGSKVLLVTMNMNTIAQMSCNPAMGGVAKGQIVREIDALGGQSGIITDQTMIQFRMLNRSKGPAMWSPRAQSDRMRFAEAWRLTLEGIKNVDFWQEAVTGLVVEDDAVVGVKTQLGIEFRGKSVVLTNGTFLNGLIHIGEKNFGGGRAAEKGSRGITEQLLELGFEAGRMKTGTPPRVDGRSLDYSKMEVQGGDDVPSKFSYIDTPRLTQQRPCYITYTNERVHDILREGFEKSPMFQGRIKGLGPRYCPSVEDKINRFADKDRHQIFVEPEGWSTVECYINGFSSSLPEDVQYRALREIAGFENAKMFRPGYAIEYDFFPPTQLGLTLETKRVQNLYFAGQINGTTGYEEAACQGLMAGINAHNKVHGKAPFVLKRSEAYIGVLIDDLVNKGTDEPYRMFTSRAEHRILLRQDNADLRLTPLGHELGLASDERLERVRMKEAQTAEVAELLQKFGIEAAEANPMLVELGSAEIHEKTRAVNLLRRPNLELADLRRALPALDMALAAFDEEALEQAIINIKYETYLAKEHQQAARQQELENFVIQGRLDYRAMPALSHEAREKLLKIQPETIGQASRISGISPADVSVLMVYLGR, from the coding sequence ATGTTTCAGCAAGAAGATTACGACGTCATTGTAGTGGGCGCGGGCCATGCCGGCTGCGAAGCCGCGGCCGCGGCCGCCAACCTCGGCTCGAAGGTGCTGCTGGTGACGATGAACATGAACACCATCGCCCAGATGTCGTGCAACCCGGCCATGGGCGGCGTAGCCAAGGGCCAGATTGTGCGCGAAATCGACGCGCTGGGCGGCCAGTCGGGCATCATCACCGACCAGACCATGATTCAGTTCCGGATGCTGAACCGCTCCAAGGGCCCCGCCATGTGGAGCCCCCGCGCCCAGAGCGACCGGATGCGCTTCGCCGAAGCTTGGCGCCTGACCCTGGAAGGCATCAAAAACGTGGACTTCTGGCAGGAAGCCGTGACCGGCCTCGTGGTGGAAGACGACGCCGTGGTGGGCGTGAAAACCCAGCTCGGCATCGAGTTCCGGGGCAAGTCGGTGGTGCTTACCAACGGCACCTTCCTGAACGGCCTCATCCACATCGGCGAGAAGAATTTCGGGGGCGGCCGGGCGGCCGAAAAAGGCAGCCGCGGCATCACCGAGCAGCTGCTGGAGCTGGGCTTTGAAGCCGGGCGCATGAAAACCGGCACCCCGCCCCGCGTGGACGGCCGCAGCCTTGACTACTCCAAAATGGAGGTGCAGGGCGGCGACGACGTGCCCAGCAAGTTTTCTTACATCGACACGCCGCGGCTCACGCAGCAGCGGCCCTGCTACATCACCTACACCAACGAGCGGGTGCACGACATCCTGCGCGAGGGCTTCGAGAAGTCGCCCATGTTCCAGGGCCGCATCAAGGGCCTGGGGCCGCGCTACTGCCCGTCGGTAGAAGACAAAATCAACCGCTTCGCCGACAAAGACCGGCACCAGATTTTTGTGGAGCCCGAGGGCTGGAGCACCGTGGAGTGCTACATCAATGGCTTTTCGAGCTCGCTGCCCGAAGACGTGCAATACCGCGCCCTGCGCGAAATCGCGGGCTTCGAAAACGCCAAGATGTTCCGCCCGGGCTATGCCATCGAGTACGACTTTTTCCCGCCCACCCAGCTTGGGCTGACCTTGGAAACCAAGCGCGTGCAGAACCTATATTTCGCGGGCCAAATCAACGGCACCACGGGCTACGAAGAAGCCGCCTGCCAGGGCCTGATGGCCGGCATCAACGCCCACAACAAAGTGCACGGCAAGGCGCCCTTCGTCCTGAAAAGGAGCGAAGCCTACATCGGCGTGCTCATCGACGACCTAGTAAACAAAGGCACCGACGAGCCCTACCGCATGTTCACGAGCCGCGCCGAGCACCGCATTCTGCTGCGCCAGGACAATGCCGACTTGCGCCTCACCCCCCTGGGCCACGAGTTGGGTCTGGCCTCGGACGAGCGGCTGGAACGGGTGCGGATGAAGGAAGCGCAGACGGCTGAAGTAGCCGAGCTACTGCAGAAGTTCGGCATCGAAGCGGCTGAGGCGAATCCTATGCTGGTTGAGCTAGGCTCGGCCGAAATCCACGAGAAGACCCGCGCGGTGAACCTTCTGCGCCGGCCCAACCTGGAGCTGGCTGACCTGCGCCGGGCCCTGCCCGCGCTGGATATGGCCCTCGCAGCGTTTGATGAAGAAGCCCTGGAGCAGGCCATCATCAACATTAAGTACGAAACCTACCTGGCAAAGGAGCACCAGCAAGCCGCCCGCCAGCAGGAGCTGGAAAACTTCGTAATCCAGGGCCGGCTCGACTACCGGGCCATGCCGGCGCTCAGCCACGAGGCCCGGGAGAAACTGCTCAAGATTCAGCCCGAAACCATTGGGCAGGCCTCGCGCATCAGCGGCATTTCGCCGGCCGATGTATCGGTGCTGATGGTGTACCTGGGGCGCTAA
- a CDS encoding arginine-tRNA-protein transferase — translation MSASSSGLPIIRGEALDFYLGQGYYRMQQDLFTCQFVPFDGRLYTAHWLRVVLPRVEWGPEQRRLLRRNARFAATIQPFRLTSEHEELYGRYRSAITFDASPTVEAVLLGGAEHNVFNTYIIELRDGHRLVAAGIFDRGDRSVAGILNFYDPAYRQHSLGKYLLLLKTDYARRLDLDYYYPGYVVHDYPKFDYKLSLSAAATEVFDSVRGRWQTYSRAAVTAHSVELLADWLPEGLRELAEKLTGPAE, via the coding sequence ATGTCCGCCTCTTCTTCTGGGTTGCCCATTATTCGGGGCGAAGCCTTGGATTTTTACCTGGGCCAGGGCTACTACCGCATGCAGCAGGACTTATTCACCTGCCAGTTTGTGCCTTTTGATGGCCGCCTCTACACTGCCCACTGGCTGCGCGTGGTGCTGCCCCGCGTGGAATGGGGCCCAGAACAGCGCCGCCTGCTTCGGCGCAATGCCCGCTTTGCGGCCACCATCCAGCCGTTCCGGCTCACTTCGGAGCACGAAGAACTGTACGGCCGCTACCGCAGCGCCATCACCTTCGATGCCTCGCCCACCGTGGAGGCCGTGCTGCTGGGTGGGGCCGAGCACAACGTGTTCAACACGTACATTATTGAGCTGCGCGACGGCCACCGCCTCGTGGCCGCCGGCATCTTCGACCGCGGCGACCGCAGCGTGGCCGGCATCCTGAATTTCTACGACCCCGCGTACCGGCAGCACAGCCTGGGCAAGTACCTGCTGCTGCTAAAAACCGACTATGCCCGCCGCTTGGACCTGGATTATTACTACCCCGGCTACGTGGTACACGACTACCCGAAATTCGACTACAAGCTGTCGCTGAGCGCGGCGGCCACCGAAGTATTCGACAGCGTCAGGGGCCGGTGGCAAACGTACTCCCGCGCAGCCGTAACTGCCCACTCCGTTGAGCTGCTGGCCGACTGGCTCCCCGAGGGCTTGCGCGAACTTGCCGAAAAGCTAACCGGCCCGGCCGAGTAA
- the ybeY gene encoding rRNA maturation RNase YbeY — translation MISHPPVGPPHHDNFPPGELHHEAPGIEFMVEDVPEFELSDAESLVEWIERVAAVHEHRIVQLTYIFCSDDYLHQLNVEYLDHDTLTDVITFDNSDDADIIEGDIFISVERVRENAQDLGVSFRDELHRVMIHGVLHLLGYHDKDLLSQTAMRAKEDHCLSLRTF, via the coding sequence ATGATTAGTCACCCGCCGGTGGGGCCTCCCCACCACGATAATTTCCCCCCCGGCGAGCTGCACCACGAAGCCCCGGGCATCGAATTCATGGTGGAGGACGTGCCCGAGTTTGAGCTTTCGGACGCTGAAAGCCTCGTGGAGTGGATTGAGCGGGTGGCGGCCGTGCACGAGCACCGCATTGTGCAGCTCACCTACATCTTCTGCTCCGACGACTACCTGCACCAGCTCAACGTCGAGTACCTCGACCACGACACCCTCACCGACGTCATCACGTTCGACAACTCCGACGACGCCGACATCATTGAGGGCGACATCTTCATCAGCGTGGAGCGGGTGCGCGAAAACGCCCAGGACCTGGGCGTGAGCTTCCGCGACGAGTTGCACCGCGTGATGATTCACGGCGTGCTGCACCTGCTGGGCTACCACGACAAAGACCTGCTGAGCCAAACGGCCATGCGGGCCAAGGAAGACCACTGCTTGTCGCTGCGAACTTTCTAG
- a CDS encoding ATP-binding protein: MKQVKIQIPSLVENIRVVESFIDNSKDTFQIEDDIYGNIMVAVTEAVNNAIRHGNKFDKDKNVYLSLFVEPQLLKFEIEDEGAGFNYDNLDDPTAPENLENPGGRGIFLIRHLADEVEFSKEGRRVQLTFQLTSAPVDETPTADHLAA, encoded by the coding sequence ATGAAGCAGGTAAAAATTCAGATTCCGTCGCTCGTCGAAAACATCCGCGTGGTGGAGAGTTTTATCGATAATTCCAAGGATACCTTTCAGATTGAGGACGATATCTACGGCAACATCATGGTGGCCGTGACCGAAGCGGTGAACAACGCCATCCGCCACGGCAACAAATTCGATAAAGACAAAAACGTCTATCTGTCGCTGTTCGTGGAGCCGCAGCTGCTCAAATTCGAAATTGAAGACGAAGGCGCCGGTTTTAATTACGACAACCTCGACGACCCTACCGCGCCCGAAAACCTGGAAAACCCAGGGGGCCGCGGCATCTTCCTCATCCGCCACCTGGCCGATGAAGTGGAGTTCAGCAAAGAAGGCCGCCGCGTGCAGCTCACGTTCCAGCTCACCTCGGCGCCCGTCGACGAAACCCCCACTGCCGACCATCTCGCTGCTTAA
- a CDS encoding DUF4175 family protein, giving the protein MAMLMERGAAAAEYPALARVRAELEAFKRKFYLNLLVRGLLVAGGLLLTLFVVFNVLEYFLYLPTVVRAGLLFGFLALVGYSFMRWIWQPLAALTHLRRMLSDEQAARRVGELFPEVQDRLLNALQLQGQARDNALIAASLEQRAAQLGQFSFAEGIDIKQQTRPLWKYAAVPVAVLLALLAFYPSFLVQGTERIWHYKRAYSPPAPFQFLIKNPKLTAFRGEDFTLDVGVAGAALPAEVSINYNDGERRLSKVAGHGDQFRYTFEQPQGDVTFQLKGAGFNSPEYQLTVLERPNLRDFKVNITYPDYTGKAPETIENGGNLTVPEGSTVQWQFATAATDELALVFQNPDETLMASGDDGTFVATRRVQRSQPYLLRLKNPASLNRDPISYQLTAVPDQAPTLTLEAFPDTVTRRYLALGGTVRDDYGLTRLELHYRLLRGGNARAAGNYASRPLSLPTGSAGTYAYTWNLNPLNLQPGDHLEYYVEAWDNDGVHGPKATRTRPAEFRLPGRREMRQELTAQAQSVASEMSQAAKQSEKLERELAKAQDKLKTKRDLSFQDRKQLENMLDQKQQMNQQMEQMQKMFDQLQQKQDQLNPKSEELAKKAEELKKLMADLLDPETKKLYDQLKKLLEQQKQPDAEMQKLLQQLENKEDTLQKELDRALEMFKQMQLEQKAEETANKLDELAKQEEKLAEKTQQNDKDNPDNKASNQEQKAKQEQLKKEQAQNQQEFEDLKKELQELKQMDKELGDQNGMDEQKPEQEQTDQDMQESQQQLGKNQNQKAAAKQKSAAQRMKQMAKKMRDQMSEEESDQAQQNIDDLRDILENLLTLSFDQENLMKDFRKVDQSDPRFVQLGQTQRKLRDDAKVIQDSLYALAKKEPKIQSFVTREVGEMNGRMDESLTHIQQRDPARATATQQQAMTSMNNLALMLQGSLDQMQQEQQAGKGQPQDGQGKPGKKKGKGKGQGQGSKPGPGSMGKMQQQLNEQIQKLSQSGKSGRQMSEELAKLAGQQQMLRQAMQQLDKMQQGGKPGGSQAGEGKDGKEGGKEGKEGGANGKDGKGDQGGGGTGDIKKMMEQTETDLVNKRLTEETIMRQQQILTRLLEVEKSARERDQDTKREAQAAQAKPPVFPPAFDKYKANKERQTELLRSTPPNLTPYYQREVGEYFQKIK; this is encoded by the coding sequence ATGGCGATGCTGATGGAGCGCGGCGCTGCAGCGGCCGAGTACCCTGCCCTGGCGCGGGTGCGGGCGGAGCTGGAAGCTTTCAAGCGCAAGTTTTACCTCAACCTGCTGGTGCGCGGCCTGCTGGTGGCCGGTGGGCTGCTGCTCACGCTGTTTGTCGTATTCAACGTGCTCGAATACTTTCTCTACCTGCCCACGGTGGTGCGGGCGGGGCTGCTGTTCGGATTCCTGGCTTTGGTGGGCTACAGCTTCATGCGCTGGATATGGCAGCCGCTGGCCGCCCTCACCCACCTGCGCCGGATGCTGAGCGACGAGCAAGCCGCCCGTAGGGTAGGGGAGTTGTTCCCGGAGGTCCAAGACCGGCTGTTGAACGCTCTGCAGCTGCAGGGCCAAGCCCGCGACAATGCCCTGATTGCGGCCAGCCTGGAGCAGCGGGCGGCGCAGTTGGGCCAGTTCTCCTTCGCCGAAGGCATCGACATCAAGCAGCAAACCCGGCCGCTGTGGAAGTACGCCGCCGTGCCGGTAGCGGTATTGCTGGCGCTGTTGGCTTTTTACCCCAGCTTTTTGGTGCAGGGCACGGAGCGCATCTGGCACTACAAGCGGGCGTATTCGCCGCCGGCGCCGTTTCAGTTTTTGATTAAAAACCCCAAGCTGACGGCTTTTCGGGGCGAAGATTTTACGCTGGATGTGGGCGTGGCGGGCGCAGCCCTGCCGGCCGAGGTGAGTATTAACTACAACGACGGCGAACGGCGCCTGAGCAAGGTAGCCGGCCACGGTGACCAGTTCCGCTACACGTTTGAGCAGCCGCAGGGCGACGTCACGTTTCAGCTCAAGGGAGCTGGCTTCAACTCGCCCGAGTACCAGCTCACCGTACTGGAACGGCCCAACCTGCGCGATTTCAAGGTCAACATCACGTACCCGGACTATACCGGCAAAGCGCCCGAAACCATTGAGAACGGCGGCAACCTGACGGTGCCCGAGGGCAGCACGGTGCAGTGGCAGTTTGCCACGGCCGCTACCGATGAGCTGGCCCTGGTATTCCAAAATCCGGACGAGACGCTGATGGCCAGCGGCGACGATGGCACCTTCGTAGCCACCCGGCGGGTACAGCGCTCGCAGCCCTACCTGCTGCGCCTGAAAAACCCGGCCAGCCTCAACCGCGACCCCATTTCCTACCAGCTCACGGCCGTGCCCGACCAAGCGCCTACGCTCACGCTGGAGGCCTTTCCGGACACCGTGACACGGCGCTACCTGGCGCTGGGCGGCACCGTGCGCGACGACTATGGCCTGACGCGGCTGGAGCTGCACTACCGCCTGCTGCGCGGGGGCAATGCCCGGGCGGCCGGCAACTATGCCTCGCGCCCGCTGAGCCTGCCCACCGGCAGCGCCGGCACCTACGCCTACACCTGGAACCTGAACCCGCTGAACCTGCAGCCCGGCGACCACCTCGAATACTACGTGGAAGCCTGGGACAACGACGGCGTGCACGGCCCCAAGGCCACGCGCACCCGGCCGGCCGAGTTCCGGCTGCCCGGCCGGCGCGAAATGCGCCAGGAGCTCACCGCCCAGGCCCAATCGGTGGCCAGCGAGATGAGCCAAGCTGCCAAGCAGAGCGAAAAGCTGGAACGCGAGCTGGCCAAGGCCCAGGACAAGCTCAAGACCAAGCGCGACCTGAGCTTCCAGGACCGCAAGCAGCTGGAAAACATGCTCGACCAAAAGCAGCAGATGAACCAACAGATGGAGCAGATGCAGAAGATGTTTGACCAGCTGCAGCAGAAGCAGGACCAGCTCAACCCCAAGAGCGAGGAGCTGGCCAAGAAGGCCGAGGAGCTAAAAAAGCTGATGGCCGACCTGCTTGACCCCGAAACCAAGAAGCTCTACGACCAGCTCAAGAAGCTGCTGGAACAGCAGAAGCAGCCCGACGCCGAGATGCAAAAGCTACTGCAGCAGCTCGAAAACAAGGAAGACACCCTGCAGAAAGAGCTGGACCGGGCCCTCGAGATGTTCAAGCAGATGCAGCTGGAGCAGAAGGCCGAAGAAACGGCCAACAAGTTGGACGAGCTAGCCAAGCAGGAGGAAAAGCTGGCCGAAAAAACCCAGCAGAACGACAAGGATAACCCCGATAACAAAGCCTCGAACCAGGAGCAAAAAGCCAAGCAGGAACAGCTCAAGAAGGAGCAGGCCCAGAACCAGCAGGAGTTTGAAGACCTGAAAAAGGAGCTGCAGGAGCTCAAGCAAATGGACAAGGAGCTCGGCGACCAGAACGGCATGGACGAGCAGAAGCCCGAGCAGGAGCAGACCGACCAGGACATGCAGGAGAGCCAGCAGCAGCTCGGCAAAAACCAGAACCAGAAGGCCGCCGCCAAGCAGAAAAGCGCCGCCCAGCGCATGAAGCAGATGGCCAAAAAGATGCGCGACCAGATGAGCGAGGAAGAAAGCGACCAAGCCCAGCAGAACATCGACGACCTGCGCGACATCCTTGAAAACCTGCTCACGCTGAGCTTCGACCAGGAAAACCTGATGAAGGATTTCCGCAAAGTGGACCAGAGCGACCCGCGCTTTGTGCAGCTCGGCCAGACGCAGCGCAAGCTGCGCGACGACGCCAAGGTTATCCAGGATTCGCTCTATGCGTTGGCCAAAAAAGAGCCCAAAATTCAGAGCTTCGTGACCCGCGAAGTGGGCGAGATGAACGGCCGCATGGACGAGTCACTCACCCACATCCAGCAGCGCGACCCCGCCCGGGCCACCGCTACCCAGCAGCAGGCCATGACCAGCATGAACAACCTGGCCCTGATGCTGCAAGGCTCCCTCGACCAGATGCAGCAGGAGCAGCAGGCCGGCAAAGGCCAGCCCCAGGACGGCCAGGGCAAGCCCGGCAAGAAAAAGGGCAAGGGCAAAGGGCAGGGCCAGGGCAGCAAGCCCGGCCCCGGCAGCATGGGCAAGATGCAGCAGCAGCTCAACGAGCAGATTCAGAAGCTCTCGCAGAGTGGCAAGAGCGGCCGGCAGATGTCGGAAGAGCTGGCCAAGCTGGCCGGGCAGCAGCAGATGCTGCGCCAGGCCATGCAACAACTCGATAAGATGCAGCAGGGCGGCAAGCCCGGCGGCTCGCAAGCCGGCGAAGGCAAAGACGGCAAAGAGGGCGGCAAGGAGGGAAAAGAAGGCGGTGCCAACGGCAAAGACGGCAAGGGCGACCAAGGCGGAGGCGGCACCGGCGACATCAAGAAAATGATGGAGCAAACCGAAACCGACCTCGTAAATAAGCGCCTGACCGAAGAAACCATCATGCGCCAGCAGCAAATCCTGACCCGCCTGCTCGAAGTCGAGAAATCGGCCCGTGAGCGCGACCAGGACACCAAGCGCGAGGCCCAGGCCGCGCAGGCCAAGCCGCCGGTTTTTCCGCCGGCCTTCGACAAATACAAGGCGAATAAGGAACGCCAAACCGAGTTGCTACGTAGTACTCCTCCGAACCTCACTCCGTATTACCAACGCGAAGTGGGCGAGTATTTTCAGAAAATCAAATAA
- a CDS encoding exodeoxyribonuclease III — MKVISYNVNGLRSALSKGLLDWVADAAPDVLCLQEIKAGREPMDVSGFEALGYRAYLHPAQKPGYSGVATFTKIEPTAVVHGCGQSCYDDEGRVLRLDFSNVSVLNTYMPSGTSGPERQAFKVEWLHFFRKYVEGLRAEQVPPLLIGGDFNCCQTAIDLHNPKANQNSPGYTPEERQWFKDFLADGYVDTFRHHHGEAVGHYSWWSYRAGSRQRNVGWRLDHWLADGALQPRLTGAGLLPDVVHSDHCPAWVEVR; from the coding sequence ATGAAAGTTATTTCTTACAACGTCAACGGCCTGCGCTCGGCCCTGAGCAAGGGCTTACTGGACTGGGTAGCCGATGCCGCGCCCGACGTGCTGTGCCTGCAGGAAATAAAGGCCGGCCGCGAGCCCATGGACGTCTCGGGCTTTGAAGCGTTGGGCTACCGCGCCTACCTGCACCCGGCTCAGAAGCCCGGCTACAGCGGCGTGGCCACGTTCACGAAAATTGAGCCAACTGCCGTGGTGCACGGCTGCGGCCAAAGCTGCTACGACGACGAAGGCCGCGTGCTACGGCTGGATTTCAGCAATGTGTCGGTGCTGAACACATACATGCCCTCGGGCACCAGCGGGCCGGAGCGGCAGGCCTTTAAGGTGGAGTGGCTGCACTTCTTCCGAAAGTATGTGGAAGGATTGCGCGCTGAACAGGTGCCGCCGCTGCTCATTGGCGGCGACTTCAACTGCTGCCAGACGGCCATCGACCTGCACAACCCCAAGGCCAACCAGAACAGCCCCGGCTACACGCCCGAGGAGCGGCAGTGGTTCAAGGACTTCCTGGCCGACGGGTATGTGGATACCTTCCGGCACCACCACGGCGAAGCCGTGGGCCACTACTCCTGGTGGAGCTACCGGGCCGGCTCGCGCCAGCGCAACGTAGGCTGGCGCCTTGACCACTGGCTGGCAGATGGCGCCCTGCAACCCCGCCTGACCGGCGCGGGTCTGTTGCCCGACGTGGTGCATTCCGACCACTGCCCAGCTTGGGTGGAAGTGCGGTGA
- a CDS encoding carboxymuconolactone decarboxylase family protein, with the protein MSQVTEFNEYRQRMNETIMAADNKVIKRFFNLDTNTYAPGAIDVKTKEMLGLACSMVLRCDDCIKYHLGKCFEEKLTDEEIYEVFAIANIIGGSIVIPHFRRAVEYWEILKTEAVTPAPPHAEHAA; encoded by the coding sequence ATGTCCCAAGTAACCGAATTCAACGAGTACCGCCAGCGGATGAACGAAACCATCATGGCGGCCGACAACAAGGTCATCAAGCGGTTTTTCAACCTCGACACCAACACGTACGCGCCCGGCGCCATCGACGTCAAAACCAAGGAAATGCTCGGCCTGGCCTGCTCCATGGTGCTGCGCTGCGACGACTGCATCAAATACCACCTTGGCAAGTGCTTCGAGGAGAAGCTGACCGATGAGGAGATTTACGAGGTATTCGCCATTGCCAACATCATCGGCGGCAGCATCGTGATTCCGCACTTCCGCCGCGCGGTGGAGTACTGGGAAATCCTGAAAACGGAGGCCGTGACGCCCGCACCACCCCACGCCGAGCACGCCGCATGA
- a CDS encoding ComF family protein — MLHSFWGDFVGLIFPRLCLACREPLVSGENHLCTGCRAELPYTDFHLLPPEQNPIGRRFWGKLPVRHALSYLRFVRHGRVQSLLHELKYQGQRDVGTALGQLYGAELHDAGLAADFDLIVPVPLHPRKLAKRGYNQAAAFASGLSEGLQLPWSATALRRTTHTSTQTRKNRDERWENVATVFEVESPLAIVGQRVLVVDDVLTTGATLEACGAALLAAGAAEVSIATIAYADR, encoded by the coding sequence ATGCTGCATTCCTTCTGGGGCGATTTTGTCGGGCTCATTTTCCCGCGCCTCTGCCTGGCTTGCCGTGAGCCCCTGGTGTCCGGCGAAAACCATCTCTGTACCGGCTGCCGGGCCGAATTGCCCTACACCGACTTCCACCTGCTGCCCCCGGAGCAAAATCCGATTGGGCGGCGGTTCTGGGGCAAGCTGCCAGTGCGCCATGCGTTGAGCTACCTACGTTTCGTGCGCCACGGCCGGGTCCAAAGCCTGCTGCACGAGCTCAAGTACCAAGGCCAGCGCGACGTGGGCACCGCCTTGGGCCAGCTCTACGGTGCCGAGTTGCATGATGCGGGCCTCGCGGCCGATTTTGACCTCATCGTGCCCGTGCCGCTGCACCCGCGCAAGCTGGCCAAGCGCGGCTATAACCAAGCCGCGGCGTTTGCCAGCGGCCTCTCGGAGGGTCTGCAACTGCCCTGGAGCGCCACGGCCCTGCGCCGCACCACCCACACCAGCACCCAGACCCGAAAGAACCGGGACGAGCGCTGGGAAAACGTAGCCACCGTATTCGAGGTCGAAAGCCCGTTGGCTATCGTGGGGCAGCGTGTCCTTGTCGTCGACGATGTGCTGACCACCGGGGCCACGCTCGAAGCTTGCGGTGCGGCGCTCCTGGCGGCCGGTGCCGCCGAGGTCAGCATCGCCACCATTGCCTACGCCGACCGGTAG